Proteins from a single region of Chryseobacterium sp. T16E-39:
- the murB gene encoding UDP-N-acetylmuramate dehydrogenase — MQDNFSLKPYNTFGVEAISRYFAEIHTIEELKEAILFSSSHSLPILFLGGGSNVLLTKDFEGVAIQINLKGIIEESVDDHSILVTAKAGENWHEFVMYCLAKNYGGLENLSLIPGNVGTSPMQNIGAYGTEIKDIFVKCSVLNLDTLEIETFDLEKCRFGYRDSIFKQEGKGKYVILEVTFRLTKKDHIIKTEYGAITAELEKLHIEAPTIQDVSKAVINIRQSKLPDPKITGNAGSFFKNPTISLSQFEDLKLKFANIQGYPNGNQVKVPAGWLIEQCGWKGRQIGNVASHQLQSLVIINATGNATGKEIFDFSTQIINSVKEKFGIELEREVNII; from the coding sequence ATGCAAGATAATTTTTCTCTAAAACCGTATAATACTTTTGGTGTTGAAGCTATATCAAGATATTTCGCGGAAATTCATACCATTGAGGAGTTAAAAGAAGCAATCCTTTTTTCTTCTTCTCATTCGTTACCCATTTTATTTTTAGGCGGCGGAAGTAATGTATTGCTTACAAAAGACTTTGAAGGGGTAGCTATTCAAATTAACCTTAAAGGTATTATTGAGGAAAGTGTAGATGACCATAGTATTTTAGTCACTGCAAAAGCAGGTGAAAACTGGCATGAATTTGTGATGTATTGCCTGGCAAAAAACTACGGCGGGCTAGAAAATCTTTCTTTGATTCCGGGAAATGTAGGAACTTCCCCCATGCAGAATATCGGAGCTTACGGAACGGAAATCAAAGATATTTTTGTCAAGTGTTCCGTTTTGAACTTAGATACATTAGAAATTGAAACTTTCGATCTGGAAAAATGCAGATTTGGTTATAGAGATTCTATTTTTAAACAGGAAGGAAAAGGTAAATATGTGATCCTGGAAGTAACGTTCAGATTAACTAAAAAAGATCATATCATCAAAACCGAATATGGTGCTATTACCGCTGAGTTGGAAAAATTACATATCGAAGCTCCCACTATTCAGGATGTCTCTAAAGCTGTCATCAATATCAGACAAAGCAAACTGCCCGACCCAAAAATTACAGGAAATGCAGGAAGCTTTTTTAAAAATCCAACCATTTCCCTATCTCAATTTGAAGATTTGAAATTAAAATTCGCAAACATTCAAGGATATCCAAACGGAAACCAAGTCAAAGTTCCGGCCGGATGGTTAATTGAGCAGTGCGGCTGGAAAGGAAGACAAATCGGAAATGTTGCTTCACACCAGTTACAATCTTTAGTTATTATCAATGCTACCGGAAATGCTACAGGAAAGGAGATTTTTGATTTTTCAACACAGATAATTAATTCTGTGAAAGAGAAATTTGGAATAGAACTCGAACGGGAAGTGAATATTATATAA
- the proC gene encoding pyrroline-5-carboxylate reductase, producing MKIAILGAGNMGLSFSKSFLKYELIKPQDLHLITRNESKFTKISEEFPKSKISTFSEVKELDADLIIIAVKPQDFQNVVDTLQFSLKENQMILSIMAGIKIEKIQKLLNHPLVVRAMPNSPTLLGMGITGYTAADGISFSQLINIERLLNSTGRSVYLENEELLDGVTALSGSGPAYFYYIVDAMIKAGVEMGIEENLSKLFVKQTMLGAYHLMNNSEKSLEELIKDVASKGGTTEAAIKTFEENSLTEVLKKGILNAENRAKELNG from the coding sequence ATGAAAATAGCTATTCTGGGAGCAGGAAATATGGGACTATCATTCTCAAAATCCTTTTTGAAATATGAATTGATAAAGCCTCAAGACCTGCATCTGATTACAAGAAATGAATCTAAATTCACTAAAATTTCGGAAGAGTTTCCAAAGTCAAAAATTTCAACTTTCTCCGAAGTCAAAGAACTGGATGCAGATCTTATTATCATCGCCGTTAAACCTCAGGATTTCCAGAATGTTGTAGATACCCTTCAATTTTCTTTAAAGGAAAATCAAATGATTTTATCCATTATGGCCGGAATTAAAATCGAAAAGATCCAGAAATTATTAAACCACCCTTTGGTTGTAAGAGCTATGCCTAACTCTCCTACTCTTTTGGGGATGGGCATTACAGGATATACCGCCGCAGATGGTATTTCTTTCAGCCAACTTATTAATATTGAAAGATTACTCAACAGTACAGGAAGATCGGTATATCTGGAAAATGAAGAGCTATTAGACGGCGTGACCGCTCTATCCGGTAGTGGTCCTGCCTATTTCTATTACATTGTTGATGCCATGATCAAAGCCGGTGTTGAAATGGGAATTGAAGAAAATTTATCTAAACTTTTCGTTAAACAGACCATGCTTGGTGCTTATCATCTGATGAATAACTCTGAAAAAAGCCTTGAAGAACTGATAAAAGATGTGGCTTCAAAAGGGGGTACCACAGAGGCCGCTATAAAAACTTTTGAGGAAAATAGCCTGACAGAGGTTTTAAAGAAAGGAATTTTAAACGCAGAGAACAGAGCTAAAGAACTAAACGGCTAA
- a CDS encoding VanZ family protein has translation MLKKFYKLIILPYTLVLLYLMFLGMGRTQYEDNVVRMEPVLSTLWYIKETILWKDIVTVVLGNVVMFVPFGFLGWVFPKLSSLKNLVFTFLSAIIIVEALQYFTRMGICEVDDVILNTLGVCLGWLMCRWIERNFSRLVL, from the coding sequence ATGTTAAAGAAATTTTACAAACTGATTATTCTTCCCTATACCCTGGTTTTACTGTATCTGATGTTTTTAGGGATGGGCAGAACTCAATATGAAGATAATGTGGTAAGAATGGAACCGGTTTTATCTACATTATGGTATATTAAAGAAACAATTTTATGGAAAGATATTGTTACCGTTGTGTTGGGGAATGTAGTTATGTTCGTCCCTTTTGGTTTTCTCGGTTGGGTATTTCCAAAACTCAGTAGTCTCAAAAATCTTGTTTTTACCTTTTTATCAGCAATTATCATTGTTGAAGCTTTACAGTATTTTACACGGATGGGAATCTGTGAGGTAGATGACGTAATTCTTAATACACTGGGTGTTTGTCTCGGGTGGCTAATGTGTCGATGGATCGAACGTAATTTTAGCCGTTTAGTTCTTTAG
- the lnt gene encoding apolipoprotein N-acyltransferase → MKYVLLTLISAMLLSISWPTYGVPFFIFFALVPLLMMEHGVSKFSNFKRKSWVVFGLSYLCFVIWNVVTTGWLYGSKNPDGSHSLMAVVFPVLVNSLLYSLMFQCYHWYKNAQGTYWGFAFLIAIWMGFEKFHMNWELTWPWLNLGNAFADYPKLIQWYDTLGATGGSFWILIINLFIFYTIRTWEAGRKRKDLIRNISIVTALIALPMIISVVKYNNFNEKPIGQVNVLMLQPDLDPYAEKYSKDSLTIENDLLSLAESNSKGKIDYYIAPETALPGRGSISETAFEKSLLLNNLKGFLSKHPGSVFTTGISSHHFYLNQNNLPKEAYQINPGLWVASYNSAIQVIPNQKVEVYHKGKLVPGVEIFPYMSVLKPLLGDAMLNLGGSVVSLGTDKERVAFSNPYNKGKIAPIICYESIYGEFVTDYVKKGANFLAIVTNDSWWGVTEGHKQLLSYAKLRAIETRREIARAANSGISAHINAKGEIVEDTFYGDKTTLFAKVNLYDEQTFYVRTGDLLSRFSIFSLGFLLFYFLIKRFQERLKKNKG, encoded by the coding sequence ATGAAATACGTTTTACTTACGCTCATTTCAGCGATGCTGTTGTCTATATCATGGCCAACATACGGGGTTCCGTTCTTTATCTTTTTTGCCCTTGTTCCACTTCTGATGATGGAACACGGAGTTTCCAAATTTTCAAATTTTAAAAGAAAAAGCTGGGTGGTTTTCGGACTCTCCTACTTATGTTTTGTGATTTGGAATGTTGTAACAACAGGATGGCTGTACGGTTCAAAAAATCCGGATGGGAGCCATTCATTAATGGCTGTGGTATTTCCTGTTCTGGTCAATTCCCTTTTATACTCCCTTATGTTCCAATGCTATCACTGGTATAAAAATGCACAGGGAACCTATTGGGGATTCGCTTTCCTCATCGCAATATGGATGGGGTTTGAAAAGTTTCACATGAATTGGGAACTGACCTGGCCTTGGTTAAATCTAGGTAATGCATTTGCAGACTATCCGAAATTAATCCAATGGTATGATACGCTGGGGGCTACCGGAGGAAGTTTCTGGATCCTGATCATCAACCTTTTTATTTTTTATACGATAAGAACCTGGGAAGCAGGAAGAAAAAGAAAAGATTTAATCCGGAATATCTCGATTGTTACTGCGCTCATTGCACTTCCAATGATTATCTCGGTGGTAAAATATAATAATTTTAACGAAAAACCTATTGGGCAGGTTAATGTTTTAATGCTTCAGCCCGATCTTGATCCTTATGCCGAAAAATATTCAAAGGACAGCCTGACCATCGAAAACGATCTATTAAGTCTTGCAGAGAGCAATTCTAAAGGAAAAATCGATTATTACATTGCTCCGGAAACAGCCCTTCCCGGAAGAGGCTCCATCTCTGAAACCGCCTTTGAAAAAAGTCTTCTCTTAAATAACCTTAAAGGATTTCTTTCAAAGCACCCGGGATCAGTATTTACCACAGGAATTTCTTCCCACCATTTTTATTTAAATCAAAATAATCTTCCCAAAGAAGCATATCAGATCAATCCCGGACTTTGGGTTGCCAGCTATAATTCTGCAATCCAGGTGATCCCTAATCAGAAAGTAGAAGTTTATCATAAAGGAAAATTGGTTCCGGGGGTAGAGATTTTCCCTTACATGAGTGTTTTAAAGCCACTTCTTGGCGATGCAATGCTTAATCTGGGAGGATCAGTGGTTTCCTTAGGAACAGATAAAGAAAGAGTGGCTTTTTCAAACCCTTATAACAAAGGAAAAATTGCACCGATCATCTGTTACGAAAGTATTTATGGAGAATTCGTTACCGATTACGTAAAAAAAGGAGCTAATTTCCTGGCCATTGTAACCAATGACTCATGGTGGGGAGTTACAGAAGGACATAAACAACTCCTGTCGTACGCTAAATTAAGAGCAATTGAAACCCGCAGAGAGATAGCCCGGGCAGCCAATAGCGGAATATCTGCACATATTAATGCAAAAGGTGAAATCGTTGAAGACACCTTCTACGGAGACAAAACAACACTATTTGCAAAGGTAAATCTATATGACGAGCAGACTTTTTACGTAAGGACCGGAGACCTCCTCTCAAGATTTTCAATTTTCTCGTTAGGATTCCTCTTATTTTATTTTTTAATTAAAAGATTTCAGGAAAGACTTAAAAAGAATAAAGGTTAG
- a CDS encoding T9SS type A sorting domain-containing protein gives MKKVYVLLSMIPVSLMAQNFSEVQTGMKNFYYSACDTGNINNDGFQDVVINGAIDTDGDGSADTSFNEVYKNNGSTLTPYADLGADATHLGDIKFIDYNNDGLADIISTGLSYMDIVNYKHYRFRNTGTGFVKEADLPGKVYGSMEIFDFNHDGLQDYAINGTQYVDGVGFVNKLDYYQNSGNNGFQQFAGWMEGTQNSGFKMVDLNNDHLLDMIILGYDIDTNPIFRVYLNNAGTLTLSQTLLPLANGKLEFADFNADGYQDVVVAAQDENYTGYLGVLMNDGTGHFTPQKLNVPEIAEPSLATGDMNNDGYYDFIVSGNGENNNAVVKVFLFNSASQTFTENTTTGLNTLGGPGFVHLLDYNNDHHLDVLLSGFDWADPEMPSITKIFKNVSLETNLKPSPPTNLSLTKNGNRFNFSWSGATDDKTPSNALRYEITVGKTPGASDIAKYTVTTPSWFLELDPSVQNVYWSVRSIDASKVYSDASTEGTLGVRDIVKDQDFVVYPNPASEKVFIKGKKITDVEMYSADGRKLNINLNADQSVNVSHLQKGVYLLKIKIKDQWTSKKLIIK, from the coding sequence ATGAAGAAGGTCTATGTTTTATTATCAATGATACCCGTCAGTTTAATGGCGCAAAATTTTTCAGAAGTTCAGACAGGCATGAAAAATTTTTATTATTCGGCTTGTGATACGGGTAACATTAATAATGATGGATTTCAGGACGTGGTAATTAATGGAGCAATCGATACAGATGGGGATGGAAGTGCTGATACATCATTTAATGAAGTTTATAAAAATAATGGCAGCACACTAACTCCTTATGCTGATTTAGGGGCAGACGCTACCCATTTGGGAGATATTAAATTCATTGATTATAATAATGATGGTCTTGCTGATATTATTTCTACAGGATTAAGCTATATGGATATCGTTAATTATAAACATTACCGTTTCCGGAATACAGGAACAGGATTTGTAAAAGAAGCGGATCTTCCGGGAAAAGTGTATGGATCTATGGAGATTTTTGATTTTAACCATGATGGTTTACAGGATTATGCGATCAACGGAACACAGTATGTCGATGGAGTAGGTTTTGTAAATAAACTGGATTATTATCAGAATTCCGGGAACAACGGATTTCAGCAATTTGCCGGGTGGATGGAAGGTACTCAGAACAGTGGTTTTAAGATGGTAGATCTGAATAATGATCACCTGCTGGATATGATTATTTTAGGATATGATATCGATACCAATCCCATTTTCAGGGTTTATCTTAATAATGCCGGAACGCTTACGTTATCCCAAACCCTTCTTCCTCTTGCGAATGGAAAGCTCGAGTTTGCTGATTTTAATGCTGATGGGTATCAGGATGTTGTTGTAGCGGCTCAGGATGAAAATTATACTGGATATCTGGGAGTATTGATGAATGACGGAACAGGACATTTCACACCTCAAAAATTAAATGTTCCTGAGATTGCCGAACCATCTCTCGCAACGGGAGATATGAATAATGATGGATATTACGATTTTATAGTGTCCGGGAATGGTGAAAATAATAACGCTGTTGTTAAAGTGTTCTTATTTAATTCAGCCAGCCAGACATTTACAGAAAATACAACTACAGGTTTGAATACTTTAGGAGGCCCTGGTTTTGTGCATTTACTTGACTACAACAATGATCATCATCTTGATGTTCTATTGTCCGGATTTGATTGGGCAGATCCGGAAATGCCCTCAATAACTAAAATCTTCAAAAATGTTTCTCTGGAAACAAATTTAAAACCTTCGCCTCCTACAAACCTGAGTCTTACAAAAAATGGAAACAGATTTAATTTCTCTTGGAGTGGTGCTACGGATGATAAGACGCCATCTAATGCACTCCGTTATGAAATTACAGTCGGTAAGACACCGGGAGCAAGTGATATTGCAAAATATACGGTAACAACACCTTCCTGGTTTTTAGAGCTTGATCCTTCTGTACAGAATGTGTACTGGAGCGTACGATCAATAGATGCTTCCAAAGTATACTCGGACGCTTCCACAGAAGGAACCTTAGGTGTTCGGGATATTGTTAAGGATCAGGATTTCGTTGTCTATCCCAATCCGGCTTCAGAAAAAGTATTTATTAAAGGAAAGAAAATTACAGATGTTGAAATGTATTCAGCAGATGGAAGAAAATTAAATATAAACCTTAATGCAGATCAGTCTGTTAACGTATCTCATCTTCAAAAAGGGGTTTATCTTTTAAAAATAAAAATCAAAGACCAATGGACCAGTAAAAAACTCATCATTAAATAA
- the rpmB gene encoding 50S ribosomal protein L28, translated as MSRICQITGKRAMVGNNVSHANNKTKRRFEINLLEKKFYLPEQDKHVTLKVSAHGLRVINKIGIEEALERAVRNGLIKK; from the coding sequence ATGTCAAGAATTTGCCAAATAACAGGAAAGCGTGCAATGGTTGGTAACAACGTTTCTCACGCTAATAACAAAACGAAGCGTCGTTTTGAAATTAACTTATTGGAGAAGAAGTTTTACCTTCCAGAGCAAGATAAGCACGTAACACTGAAAGTATCAGCTCATGGATTGAGAGTGATTAACAAGATTGGAATCGAAGAAGCTCTGGAAAGAGCTGTAAGAAACGGATTGATTAAAAAGTAA
- the rpmG gene encoding 50S ribosomal protein L33: protein MNHGKKGNRVQVILECTEHKESGMAGMSRYISTKNKKNTTERLELKKFNPVLKKYTLHKEIK, encoded by the coding sequence TTGAATCATGGCAAAAAAGGAAACAGAGTTCAAGTAATCCTTGAATGTACAGAGCACAAAGAAAGCGGTATGGCAGGAATGTCTAGATACATTTCTACTAAAAATAAAAAGAACACTACAGAAAGATTAGAGCTTAAGAAGTTCAATCCGGTTCTTAAGAAATATACTCTTCACAAAGAAATCAAGTAA
- a CDS encoding DUF4295 domain-containing protein, with protein sequence MAKKVVATLQSGQSKKMTKVVKMVKSSKSGAYVFEEKVMNADEVDGYLKK encoded by the coding sequence ATGGCAAAAAAAGTAGTAGCAACCCTACAAAGCGGTCAGTCAAAGAAAATGACAAAAGTTGTGAAAATGGTGAAGTCATCTAAATCAGGGGCTTACGTTTTCGAAGAAAAAGTAATGAATGCAGACGAAGTTGATGGTTATTTGAAAAAATAA
- a CDS encoding MBL fold metallo-hydrolase: MKNLIICASLLFTISCTGRKTPALTKDKTGIQLIVLGNVQDAGSPQLGCNKDCCKELWKKPDLTRKIISIGVMDYGNKKNYLFDASPDITSQLQLLQQENKTSKIVDGIFITHAHIGHYTGLMYLGKEALSAQNIPVYSMPKLKQFLNNNGPWSQLVTQHNIAIKDMENEQPVILNPKLKITPIQVPHRDEFSETVGFLIEGPKKKALFIPDIDKWGKWKYNIVDYVKKVDYAFIDATFYNAAELDNRDIATIPHPLVEESMELFKNLNSEYRKRVYFIHFNHTNKLLNPNSSETKTVITNGYHIARMGDIVDL; the protein is encoded by the coding sequence ATGAAAAATCTCATTATCTGCGCCTCACTTCTATTTACAATCAGCTGCACAGGTAGAAAAACACCAGCTTTAACTAAAGACAAAACAGGAATACAGTTAATTGTACTAGGAAATGTTCAGGATGCAGGCTCTCCTCAATTGGGATGCAACAAAGACTGCTGTAAAGAGCTGTGGAAAAAGCCGGACTTAACGAGAAAGATAATTTCAATTGGAGTGATGGATTATGGAAATAAAAAAAATTATCTCTTTGATGCAAGTCCTGATATCACGTCTCAGTTACAATTGCTTCAACAAGAAAATAAAACATCAAAAATAGTTGATGGCATATTTATAACCCATGCCCATATAGGACATTACACAGGTCTGATGTATTTGGGAAAGGAGGCACTTTCCGCTCAGAATATCCCCGTGTATTCAATGCCCAAATTAAAACAGTTTCTGAATAACAATGGTCCATGGTCACAATTGGTGACTCAACACAATATTGCCATTAAGGACATGGAAAACGAACAACCGGTTATCCTGAATCCCAAACTAAAAATAACCCCTATCCAGGTTCCTCACCGCGACGAATTCTCAGAAACGGTTGGCTTTTTAATAGAAGGGCCGAAAAAGAAGGCCTTATTTATCCCAGATATTGATAAGTGGGGAAAATGGAAATACAACATTGTAGATTATGTAAAAAAGGTGGATTATGCTTTTATTGATGCTACCTTTTATAATGCTGCAGAACTTGACAACCGGGATATTGCAACCATCCCCCATCCTTTAGTGGAAGAAAGTATGGAACTGTTTAAAAATTTAAATTCTGAGTACAGGAAAAGAGTCTATTTTATCCATTTCAATCACACCAATAAACTATTAAATCCAAATAGCAGTGAAACCAAAACAGTCATTACAAATGGGTACCATATTGCAAGAATGGGAGATATTGTAGACTTATAA
- a CDS encoding RidA family protein, with amino-acid sequence MKKIAVLVFTSMFLFSFSQNTMNSIEYKNSDKVFSIKGLSQSVSIDCGASNMILLSGQVPLDEKGNLVGIDNLEKQTEQIFKNIEIILKEYGGTGKDIVKLGIFITDISKTPDFRKVRDLHINLQNPPVSSLVEVSKLFRDDVLIEVEATAVIKKNK; translated from the coding sequence ATGAAAAAGATTGCTGTTCTGGTTTTTACATCAATGTTCCTGTTTTCATTCAGTCAAAACACAATGAATAGTATAGAATATAAAAACTCAGACAAAGTTTTCTCTATAAAAGGACTTTCACAATCTGTAAGCATCGATTGTGGAGCTTCTAACATGATCCTTTTATCAGGACAGGTTCCCCTTGACGAAAAAGGCAATTTAGTAGGGATTGATAACTTAGAAAAACAAACGGAACAGATCTTTAAGAATATCGAGATCATTTTAAAAGAATACGGAGGAACCGGAAAAGATATTGTAAAACTTGGAATTTTCATTACCGACATTTCCAAAACACCGGACTTCAGAAAAGTCAGAGATCTGCATATCAATCTTCAAAATCCTCCCGTAAGCAGTCTTGTAGAAGTAAGTAAGCTCTTTAGGGATGATGTGCTTATTGAAGTAGAAGCAACTGCAGTTATAAAAAAAAATAAATAA
- the ftsY gene encoding signal recognition particle-docking protein FtsY, with protein sequence MSWFKNIFKKEEKETLDKGLEKSSQGFFEKITKAVVGKSTVDDEVLDDLEEILIASDVGASTTIKIIQRIEERVAKDKYVNVSELNAILREEISNLLLENPHAGTGNIDTTKKPYVIMVVGVNGVGKTTTIGKLAHQFKSEGKKVVLGAGDTFRAAAVDQLTIWSERVGVPIVKQEMGSDPASVAFDTVQSAVAQGADVVIIDTAGRLHNKVNLMNELSKIKRVMQKVIPDAPHEILLVLDGSTGQNAFEQAKQFTAATEVNALAVTKLDGTAKGGVVIGISDQFQIPVKYIGVGEKMQDLQLFNGTEFVDSFFKKR encoded by the coding sequence ATGAGTTGGTTTAAAAATATTTTCAAAAAAGAAGAAAAAGAAACTTTAGATAAGGGGTTGGAAAAATCCAGTCAGGGTTTCTTCGAAAAAATAACGAAAGCCGTAGTAGGTAAAAGTACAGTAGATGATGAAGTGCTTGATGATCTTGAAGAAATACTTATTGCTTCAGATGTAGGTGCATCTACGACCATCAAAATTATTCAAAGAATTGAAGAGCGGGTTGCAAAAGACAAATATGTCAATGTAAGTGAGCTAAATGCTATTCTTCGTGAAGAAATTTCAAATTTACTGCTTGAAAATCCACATGCAGGAACAGGCAATATAGACACCACCAAAAAGCCATACGTCATAATGGTCGTAGGAGTAAATGGTGTAGGAAAGACCACTACTATAGGAAAATTAGCCCACCAATTCAAATCGGAAGGCAAAAAGGTTGTACTTGGCGCCGGTGACACCTTTAGAGCAGCAGCAGTAGATCAGCTTACGATCTGGAGTGAGAGAGTGGGTGTTCCAATTGTTAAGCAAGAAATGGGATCCGATCCTGCTTCTGTAGCCTTTGACACCGTACAGAGCGCAGTTGCCCAGGGAGCCGATGTCGTGATCATAGATACAGCAGGAAGGCTTCACAATAAAGTTAATTTAATGAATGAACTTTCAAAGATTAAAAGGGTAATGCAAAAGGTAATTCCTGATGCTCCTCATGAGATCTTACTGGTTCTTGATGGTTCTACAGGACAGAATGCTTTTGAGCAGGCAAAACAGTTCACAGCAGCCACTGAAGTTAATGCTTTAGCGGTAACAAAATTAGATGGAACTGCTAAGGGCGGAGTCGTTATTGGTATCTCTGATCAGTTTCAAATTCCTGTGAAATACATAGGGGTCGGAGAGAAAATGCAGGATCTGCAATTGTTTAATGGTACGGAATTTGTTGACTCATTCTTCAAGAAGAGATGA
- a CDS encoding GlsB/YeaQ/YmgE family stress response membrane protein: protein MGILTWIIFGLIAGAIAKLIMPGTQGGGWLMTIILGIVGAFVGGFVGSLIGWGTVENFDFRSMLLAVGGSLIVLWIFGMASKKS from the coding sequence ATGGGAATTTTAACTTGGATCATTTTTGGTCTTATCGCAGGTGCAATTGCAAAACTTATTATGCCTGGAACACAAGGTGGTGGTTGGTTGATGACCATCATATTAGGAATTGTTGGAGCTTTCGTAGGTGGATTTGTTGGAAGTTTAATCGGCTGGGGAACAGTTGAGAACTTTGATTTTAGAAGCATGTTATTAGCGGTTGGAGGTTCACTTATTGTCCTTTGGATTTTTGGGATGGCCTCGAAGAAAAGCTAA